A window of the Neofelis nebulosa isolate mNeoNeb1 chromosome 13, mNeoNeb1.pri, whole genome shotgun sequence genome harbors these coding sequences:
- the NT5C2 gene encoding cytosolic purine 5'-nucleotidase isoform X4, translating into MRVFVNRSLAMEKIKCFGFDMDYTLAVYKSPEYESLGFELTVERLVSIGYPQELLSFAYDSTFPTRGLVFDTLYGNLLKVDAYGNLLVCAHGFNFIRGSQVAAQKRPETREQYPNKFIQRDDTERFYILNTLFNLPETYLLACLVDFFTNCPRYTSCETGFKDGDLFMSYRSMFQDVRDAVDWVHYKGSLKEKTVENLEKYVVKDGKLPLLLSRMKEVGKVFLATNSDYKYTDKIMTYLFDFPHGPKPGSSHRPWQSYFDLILVDARKPLFFGEGTVLRQVDTKTGKLKIGTYTGPLQHGIVYSGGSSDTVCDLLGAKGKDILYIGDHIFGDILKSKKRQGWRTFLVIPELAQELHVWTDKSSLFEELQSLDIFLAELYKHLDSSSNERPDISSIQRRIKKVTHDMDMCYGMMGSLFRSGSRQTLFASQVMRYADLYAASFINLLYYPFSYLFRAAHVLMPHESTVEHTHVDINEMESPLATRNRTSVDFKDTDYKRHQLTRSISEIKPPNLFPLAPQEITHCHDEDDDEEEEEEEE; encoded by the exons TGTACAAGTCCCCGGAGTATGAGTCTCTTGGCTTTGAGCTTACTGTGGAGAGATTAGTTTCTATTGGCTATCCTCAGGAGCTGCTCAGCTTTGCTTATGATTCTACATTCCCTACCAG GGGACTTGTCTTTGATACACTATATGGAAATCTTTTGAAAGTTGATGCCTATGGAAACCTCTTGGTCTGTGCACATGGATTTAACTTCATAAGAGG TTCTCAGGTAGCTGCTCAGAAGAG accAGAAACTAGAGAGCAGTATCCAAATAAATTTATCCAGCGGGATGACACTGAAAGATTTTACATTCTGAACACACTGTTCAACCTACCAG agaccTACCTGTTGGCTTGCCTAGTAGATTTTTTTACTAATTGTCCTAGATATACCAG CTGTGAAACAGGATTTAAAGATGGGGACCTCTTCATGTCTTACCGGAGTATGTTCCAGGATGTAAGAGATGCTGTTGACTGGGTTCATTACAAG gGCTCCCTTAAGGAAAAGACAGTTGAAAATCTTGAGAAGTATGTAGTCAAAGAT GGAAAACTGCCTTTGCTTCTGAGTCGAATGAAGGAAGTAGGGAAAGTGTTTCTTGCCACCAACAGTGACTATAAATACACAGAT aaaattatgACTTACCTGTTCGATTTCCCACATGGCCCCAAG CCTGGGAGCTCCCATCGACCATGGCAGTCCTACTTTGACCTGATCTTGGTGGATGCACGGAAGCCACTCTTTTTTGGAGAAGGCACAGTACTGCGTCAGGTGGACACA AAAACTGGCAAGCTGAAAATTGGTACCTACACAGGCCCCTTACAACATGGCATCGTCTACTCAGGAG GTTCATCTGATACAGTCTGTGATCTCTTGGGAGCTAAGGGCAAGGACATTTTGTATATCGGAGATCACATTTTTGgggacattttaaaatcaaagaaacGACAAGGGTGGCGAACTTTCTTGGTGATTCCTGAACTTGCACAGGAGCTGCACGTCTGGACTGATAAGAGCT CACTTTTCGAAGAGCTTCAGAGCTTGGATATTTTCTTGGCTGAACTCTACAA GCACCTTGATAGCAGCAGCAATGAGCGCCCTGACATTAGTTCCATCCAGAGACGTATTAAG AAAGTAACACATGACATGGACATGTGCTATGGGATGATGGGGAGCCTGTTCCGCAGTGGCTCCCGACAGACCCTCTTCGCCAGCCAGGTGATGCGGTACGCTGACCTCTATGCAGCCTCCTTCATCAACCTGCTCTATTACCCCTTCAGCTACCTCTTCAGAGCTGCCCACGTCTTG ATGCCTCATGAATCAACGGTGGAACATACACATGTAGATATTAATGAGATGGAGTCCCCTCTTGCTACCCGGAACCGCACATCAGTTGATTTCAAAGATACTGATTACAAGCGGCACCAGTTGACCCGGTCGATTAGTGAAATTAAACCCCCCAACCTCTTCCCACTGGCCCCCCAGGAAATTACACACTGccatgatgaagatgatgatgaagaggaggaagaagaggaagaataa
- the NT5C2 gene encoding cytosolic purine 5'-nucleotidase isoform X5 — protein MSYRSMFQDVRDAVDWVHYKGSLKEKTVENLEKYVVKDGKLPLLLSRMKEVGKVFLATNSDYKYTDKIMTYLFDFPHGPKPGSSHRPWQSYFDLILVDARKPLFFGEGTVLRQVDTKTGKLKIGTYTGPLQHGIVYSGGSSDTVCDLLGAKGKDILYIGDHIFGDILKSKKRQGWRTFLVIPELAQELHVWTDKSSLFEELQSLDIFLAELYKHLDSSSNERPDISSIQRRIKKVTHDMDMCYGMMGSLFRSGSRQTLFASQVMRYADLYAASFINLLYYPFSYLFRAAHVLMPHESTVEHTHVDINEMESPLATRNRTSVDFKDTDYKRHQLTRSISEIKPPNLFPLAPQEITHCHDEDDDEEEEEEEE, from the exons ATGTCTTACCGGAGTATGTTCCAGGATGTAAGAGATGCTGTTGACTGGGTTCATTACAAG gGCTCCCTTAAGGAAAAGACAGTTGAAAATCTTGAGAAGTATGTAGTCAAAGAT GGAAAACTGCCTTTGCTTCTGAGTCGAATGAAGGAAGTAGGGAAAGTGTTTCTTGCCACCAACAGTGACTATAAATACACAGAT aaaattatgACTTACCTGTTCGATTTCCCACATGGCCCCAAG CCTGGGAGCTCCCATCGACCATGGCAGTCCTACTTTGACCTGATCTTGGTGGATGCACGGAAGCCACTCTTTTTTGGAGAAGGCACAGTACTGCGTCAGGTGGACACA AAAACTGGCAAGCTGAAAATTGGTACCTACACAGGCCCCTTACAACATGGCATCGTCTACTCAGGAG GTTCATCTGATACAGTCTGTGATCTCTTGGGAGCTAAGGGCAAGGACATTTTGTATATCGGAGATCACATTTTTGgggacattttaaaatcaaagaaacGACAAGGGTGGCGAACTTTCTTGGTGATTCCTGAACTTGCACAGGAGCTGCACGTCTGGACTGATAAGAGCT CACTTTTCGAAGAGCTTCAGAGCTTGGATATTTTCTTGGCTGAACTCTACAA GCACCTTGATAGCAGCAGCAATGAGCGCCCTGACATTAGTTCCATCCAGAGACGTATTAAG AAAGTAACACATGACATGGACATGTGCTATGGGATGATGGGGAGCCTGTTCCGCAGTGGCTCCCGACAGACCCTCTTCGCCAGCCAGGTGATGCGGTACGCTGACCTCTATGCAGCCTCCTTCATCAACCTGCTCTATTACCCCTTCAGCTACCTCTTCAGAGCTGCCCACGTCTTG ATGCCTCATGAATCAACGGTGGAACATACACATGTAGATATTAATGAGATGGAGTCCCCTCTTGCTACCCGGAACCGCACATCAGTTGATTTCAAAGATACTGATTACAAGCGGCACCAGTTGACCCGGTCGATTAGTGAAATTAAACCCCCCAACCTCTTCCCACTGGCCCCCCAGGAAATTACACACTGccatgatgaagatgatgatgaagaggaggaagaagaggaagaataa